In Odontesthes bonariensis isolate fOdoBon6 chromosome 22, fOdoBon6.hap1, whole genome shotgun sequence, one genomic interval encodes:
- the LOC142373235 gene encoding 3-hydroxy-3-methylglutaryl-coenzyme A reductase-like: MLARLFRLHGLLVASHPWEVIVGTLAVTICLMSMNSLTASSQVCSWNECPKVEEDVHSSDIIILTVTRCMAIIYIYFQFKNLLQLGSKYILGIAGLFTVFSSFVFSTVVIHFFGKELTGLNEALPFFLLLIDLSKACALAKFALSSNSQEEVRENISQGMAILGPTFTLDALVECLVIGVGTMSGVPQLEIMCCFGCMSVLANYFVFMTFFPACVSLVLELSRESREGRPIWQMSHLAHVLAEEEDNKPNPVTQRVKIIMSLGLALVHAHTRLTSEHSGHNRTEEGPSGVKRLESAGTMWPLKLTSMELEHVITLSLALLLAVKYVFFEQAETESTLSLRSPISSSSPTQKPRTAEDCCRRELPALKPHRNTSGILATSTTASPVSDVKLSSEADIIFKDTEATAAPMESDPLAQMSCVPPSCRSEPRSLEECMAILSDPQRGPQMLSDAEVMKLVTSCKILNYKLEAVLETPERGVTIRRDMLSPKLPVSSALAYLPYKGYDYSKVMGACCENVIGYMPVPVGVAGPLLLDNKQFYVPMATTEGCLVASTNRGCRALSLSGGCSSRILADGMTRGPVVKLPSACRAAEVKVWLDTSEGFRLIKEAFDGTSRYARLEKLLVCIAGRNMYIRFQSQTGDAMGMNMLSKGTEKALHRLQQQFPDMEVLSVSGNYCTDKKSAAINWILGRGKSAVCEATIPAKVVREMLKSSTAALVELNISKNLVGSAMAGSIGGFNAHAANIVTAIYIACGQDPAQTVGSSSCITQMESAGSDGEDLYISCTMPSIELGTVGGGTNLPPQQACLQMLGVTCPNQPGENARQLARIVCATVLAGELSLMAALAAGHLVKSHMIHNRSKTNLPETPSSQSGTTA, from the exons ATGTTGGCACGTCTGTTTAGGCTCCATGGCTTGCTGGTGGCTTCCCACCCATGGGAGGTGATAGTTGGGACCCTGGCTGTCACCATCTGCCTCATGTCCATGAACAGCTTAACAGCCAGCAGCCAGGTGTGCAGCTGGAATGAGTGCCCCAAAGTTGAGGAG GACGTCCACAGCAGTGACATAATCATTCTGACAGTCACTCGCTGCATGGCCATCATTTATATCTATTTCCAGTTCAAGAATCTTCTACAGCTGGGATCCAAATATATTCTGG GTATTGCAGGATTATTTACAGTATTTTCCAGCTTTGTTTTCAGCACAGTGGTCATCCACTTCTTTGGGAAAGAGCTGACAGGCCTTAA TGAAGCCCTGCCCTTCTTTCTCCTGCTTATTGACCTGTCCAAAGCCTGCGCTTTGGCTAAATTTGCCCTCAGCTCAAACTCTCAG GAGGAGGTGAGAGAGAATATTTCTCAGGGCATGGCTATCCTGGGACCCACGTTCACCCTTGATGCTCTGGTTGAGTGTCTGGTGATAGGAGTTGGCACCATGTCAG GTGTACCTCAATTAGAGATCATGTGTTGTTTTGGCTGTATGTCTGTTCTGGCCAATTACTTTGTCTTCATGACGTTCTTCCCAGCGTGCGTCTCCCTGGTTCTGGAG CTGTCAAGAGAAAGCCGCGAGGGGCGTCCTATCTGGCAGATGAGCCACTTAGCCCATGTGCTGGCTGAGGAGGAGGATAACAAGCCCAATCCTGTGACCCAAAGGGTTAAAATCATTATG TCTCTGGGCTTGGCCTTGGTTCACGCCCACACTCGGCTAACATCCGAGCATTCAGGTCACAATCGCACCGAGGAGGGACCCAGCGGAGTAAAGAGACTGGAATCGGCTGGCACCATGTGGCCTCTGAAGCTCACGAG CATGGAGCTGGAACACGTGATAACCCTCAGCCTAGCCCTGCTACTCGCTGTGAAGTACGTCTTCTTTGAGCAAGCAGAGACAGAGTCGACGCTCTCTCTGAGGAGTCCCATTAGCAGCTCTTCTCCGACCCAGAAGcccaggacagcagaggactgcTGCAGGAGGGAGCTTCCAGCCTTGAAACCCCACAGAAACACGAGTGGTATCCTGGCAACCAGCACTACGGCCTCACCTGTCTCAGACGTGAAACTGTCCTCTGAGGCTGACATCATCTTCAAAGACACGG AAGCGACTGCGGCTCCGATGGAAAGCGACCCCCTCGCTCAGATGTCCTGTGTTCCACCAAGTTGCAGGTCAGAGCCCCGATCGCTGGAGGAATGCATGGCTATCCTCTCCGATCCCCAG agaggtCCCCAAATGCTTAGCGATGCAGAGGTGATGAAACTTGTGACCTCGTGTAAGATACTGAACTACAAACTGGAAGCCGTGCTTGAGACTCCAGAGAGGGGCGTGACCATCAGAAGAGATATGTTGTCACCCAAACTTCCCGTTTCCTCTGCGTTGGCTTATCTGCCGTATAAGGGCTATGACTATTCCAAG GTGATGGGTGCTTGCTGTGAGAACGTGATCGGCTACATGCCGGTGCCGGTGGGAGTGGCTGGCCCTCTTCTGTTGGACAACAAGCAGTTTTACGTCCCCATGGCGACCACAGAAGGCTGCCTGGTAGCCAGCACCAACAGAGGATGCAGGGCACTTTCT CTGAGCgggggctgcagcagcaggatcCTTGCTGATGGCATGACCAGGGGTCCTGTGGTGAAGCTGCCCTCAGCATGCCGGGCTGCAGAGGTCAAAGTCTGGCTCGACACCTCAGAGGGATTCCGCCTCATCAAAGAGGCTTTCGACGGGACCAGCAG GTATGCTCGTCTGGAGAAGCTGTTGGTCTGCATCGCTGGGAGGAACATGTACATTCGCTTCCAGTCGCAGACCGGGGACGCCATGGGTATGAACATGCTCTCCAAG GGAACAGAGAAGGCGCTGCACAGACTGCAGCAGCAGTTTCCAGACATGGAGGTGCTGTCAGTTAGTGGCAACTATTGCACTGACAAGAAATCCGCCGCCATTAACTGGATCCTGGGCAGGGGCAAGTCTGCTGTGTGTGAGGCCACTATTCCTGCCAAGGTGGTCAGGGAG ATGCTGAAGAGCAGTACAGCTGCTCTGGTAGAGCTGAACATCAGCAAGAACTTGGTGGGCTCGGCCATGGCTGGCAGTATAGGGGGCTTTAACGCTCATGCTGCCAACATCGTAACAGCCATCTACATTGCTTGCGGACAG GATCCGGCTCAGACAGTGGGGAGCTCCAGCTGTATCACTCAGATGGAGTCTGCTGGTTCAGATGGGGAGGATCTGTACATCAGCTGCACCATGCCCTCCATAGAGCTGGGCACAGTGGGAGGAGGCACCAACCTGCCACCACAGCAGGCCTGTCTGCAG